A single genomic interval of Lewinellaceae bacterium harbors:
- a CDS encoding cob(I)yrinic acid a,c-diamide adenosyltransferase, which produces MAFRIYTKTGDQGETGLFGGKRLPKSHIRIDAYGTVDELNSYLGLVRDYSESETTRSLLKAIQDRLFAIGSNLASDPDKNMAVPDIKPDDISLLEKEMDRMNESLPELRNFILPGGHPAVSFCHIARCVCRRAERLVVALAQQEWVAPVIVPYLNRLSDYLFLLARQIAFQQGVEEVTWAPR; this is translated from the coding sequence ATGGCCTTTCGCATTTACACCAAGACAGGAGACCAGGGAGAAACCGGCCTTTTCGGCGGCAAGCGCCTGCCCAAGAGCCACATTCGCATCGATGCCTACGGGACGGTGGACGAACTGAATTCCTACCTCGGGCTGGTCCGGGATTACAGCGAGAGCGAAACCACCCGCAGCCTGCTCAAAGCGATACAGGACCGCCTGTTCGCCATTGGTTCCAACCTGGCTTCCGACCCCGACAAAAATATGGCCGTGCCCGATATCAAGCCAGATGACATCAGCCTGCTGGAAAAAGAGATGGACCGGATGAACGAATCCCTGCCGGAGCTTCGGAACTTTATCCTTCCGGGAGGGCACCCTGCCGTTTCTTTTTGCCACATCGCCCGTTGTGTTTGCCGCCGGGCGGAGCGGCTGGTAGTTGCCCTGGCTCAGCAGGAATGGGTGGCCCCCGTTATTGTGCCGTACCTGAACCGCCTCTCGGATTATCTTTTCCTGTTGGCGCGTCAAATAGCATTCCAACAGGGAGTGGAAGAAGTAACCTGGGCCCCGCGCTGA
- a CDS encoding HDIG domain-containing protein codes for MSAWRTTIEGLPTLVKYLMVAGVVAFITFLFPNNARFKYEFDKGQPWRYEDLRAPFDFAIRKPAEEVDAEKNALRENFTPFYELNLEIIKEKKRSLAAEFDHQLELVMEEGQFEDVVKKPEEYLQFGKRFMENLFKRGILQLAPEHEGRGGDFVINVVRGNTTQPQTVDNLLSLGEAKELLSDSLPYSKLAEPEFLYPILEGLISPNLTYNDTLSRKIMEEELSKVPVYRGRVSKGQLIVTKGAYITDDIYQKLISFRAQYEEEITSKQSYWGVLVGYLLLSSLIIGIFLLYVKLYARPVFSSFNKLIFILLWLVAYSYIVYAVEQVEVLSTYMIPFCILPIVIKNFYNERLALFTHLVVVLLASFLSSLGYEFAFLQILAGIVVLLSDVETREWSRFFYSIFFIFLVYATGYLGLSLIIEGDVMDVDWTEVYWLALSAFLTLLAYPLIPLLERFFGFTSSITLVELSDMNRPLLRELSLKAPGTMQHSLQVANLADEAARKIGANPLLVKVAALYHDIGKTLKPEYFIENQSGKNPHDELSDLESAQVIISHVSEGVKMAKKARLPSILVDFIKTHHGTTRTEYFYRNYANKHPDEKVDEHDFQYPGPKPRTKEETILMMADSIEAACKSLKSPTEEGLFSLIDKIVAGKITMGQFEHSNMTFEELEECKQVFKQMMKSVHHVRIEYPEEKAEKEEEEPQKG; via the coding sequence ATGAGTGCATGGAGAACGACGATAGAAGGCCTGCCTACCCTGGTAAAATACCTTATGGTCGCAGGAGTAGTGGCCTTCATTACCTTTTTGTTTCCCAATAATGCCAGATTCAAGTATGAATTTGACAAAGGGCAGCCCTGGCGGTACGAAGACCTCCGGGCGCCGTTTGACTTTGCCATCCGGAAGCCGGCGGAAGAAGTAGATGCCGAGAAAAATGCCCTGCGGGAAAATTTTACTCCTTTTTACGAACTGAACCTGGAAATCATCAAGGAGAAGAAACGAAGCCTGGCTGCGGAGTTCGACCACCAGTTGGAGTTGGTCATGGAAGAGGGGCAGTTTGAGGATGTAGTGAAAAAACCGGAGGAATACCTGCAATTTGGCAAGCGCTTTATGGAAAACCTCTTTAAACGCGGGATTTTACAACTGGCGCCCGAACATGAGGGCAGAGGAGGCGATTTTGTCATCAACGTCGTTCGCGGCAATACGACCCAGCCCCAAACCGTGGACAACCTGCTGTCGCTGGGAGAGGCCAAAGAATTGTTGAGCGATTCCCTGCCTTACAGCAAACTGGCGGAGCCCGAGTTCCTGTATCCCATCCTGGAAGGGCTGATCAGCCCCAACCTCACCTACAACGATACCCTGAGCCGGAAGATCATGGAGGAAGAGCTTTCGAAAGTGCCGGTTTACCGCGGCCGGGTCTCCAAAGGGCAACTCATCGTGACGAAGGGAGCCTATATTACGGATGATATTTACCAGAAACTGATCTCCTTCCGGGCGCAGTACGAAGAGGAAATCACCAGCAAGCAGTCCTATTGGGGAGTGCTCGTGGGATACCTGCTGCTGTCCTCCCTGATCATCGGCATTTTTCTCTTATACGTAAAGCTGTACGCCAGGCCGGTCTTTTCCAGCTTCAATAAGTTGATCTTCATATTGTTATGGCTGGTTGCCTACAGCTATATCGTTTATGCAGTGGAGCAGGTCGAGGTGTTGAGTACGTACATGATCCCTTTCTGCATATTGCCGATCGTAATCAAGAACTTTTACAATGAGCGGCTGGCGCTGTTCACCCATTTGGTGGTCGTGCTGTTGGCGAGTTTCCTGTCGAGCTTAGGGTACGAATTTGCCTTTCTGCAGATTCTGGCGGGCATCGTCGTTTTGCTGAGCGATGTGGAAACCCGGGAGTGGTCCCGTTTTTTCTATTCGATCTTTTTTATCTTCCTGGTCTACGCCACCGGCTACCTGGGCTTGTCTCTGATCATAGAAGGCGACGTTATGGATGTGGACTGGACGGAGGTTTACTGGCTGGCGCTCAGCGCCTTTCTGACGCTTCTGGCCTATCCCCTTATCCCCTTGCTGGAGCGCTTCTTTGGTTTCACCTCCTCGATCACTCTGGTAGAACTGTCGGATATGAACCGGCCACTGCTGCGGGAGTTGTCGCTGAAAGCGCCCGGCACCATGCAGCACTCTCTGCAGGTGGCCAACCTGGCGGATGAGGCCGCCCGGAAGATCGGAGCAAATCCCCTTCTGGTAAAAGTAGCAGCGCTGTACCACGATATTGGCAAAACCCTGAAACCAGAGTATTTTATCGAAAACCAAAGCGGCAAAAACCCCCACGATGAACTTTCTGATTTAGAAAGCGCTCAGGTGATCATCAGCCACGTTTCGGAAGGCGTGAAGATGGCTAAAAAGGCCCGCCTGCCGTCTATCCTGGTCGATTTTATCAAAACCCACCACGGCACCACCCGGACAGAGTACTTCTACCGGAATTATGCCAATAAGCACCCGGATGAAAAGGTGGATGAGCATGATTTTCAATATCCCGGCCCCAAACCCCGAACCAAAGAAGAGACCATCCTGATGATGGCCGACTCTATAGAGGCTGCCTGCAAGAGCCTGAAAAGCCCTACTGAAGAAGGGCTCTTTAGCCTGATCGATAAAATCGTAGCCGGCAAGATCACCATGGGCCAGTTCGAGCATTCCAATATGACCTTTGAAGAACTGGAAGAATGCAAACAGGTCTTCAAGCAGATGATGAAGTCGGTCCACCACGTGCGCATCGAGTATCCGGAAGAGAAAGCGGAAAAGGAGGAGGAGGAGCCGCAGAAGGGGTAG